tacaccaaaaaccaattgatgtcttgatctgatgataaagagtataATCATCATAAGCGAACGCAAtatgttaaaactctataaatttaaaaaaaaataaggatcattattgtttattttcttcctttgcTATGAATAGGTGTCAACATTTTTGAGTAAATTACTGATTTCAGATTATATTTCTATGTTAACACTTAACATGGAAAATACTATTAACCATGTTGGCAACTGATCAACCAATTTGACTACTAATCTTTTTTAAGATAACCCATTGAAAGATAACATATGCCATAGAAGTAGTAAGATTTTCACTTGGTTGCTATAAATATTCAACTATCTAAACAGAACATGTTTTATTACTCTTGctgttttaactttttatggACCGTCTAaaaggttgaaatttatttcCTCTAAGTGTAAAAAGAAAGGGGAAGTCAAGGAGGAAAAACACGTCTCTGCTCTTCGATGGCAACACATCTCTGCTTTTGAATTCAGAATCTGGATTACATGATTTAAGGAGTGATAAGGGAGAACATTTGTCAGAGAATTTGGTAGTGCCTCTCCAGAAACTTCCTTCGTAGTGGGCCGGGTTGACAAAGTGCATGATAATGTAGCGGGCTTGAATTGGCCTAACcgtaataaaaataagagcaaggggattttaaaaaacaaaaatgggcCTTCACCAAGCAAGCCCACACCAACAATAATGAGAAGTCCACGCAAAGGAAATCTCTTAAGGGCACAGGATGGAGCACGTGAGCAAGAGGGTGCTATGCAATTAGATAAAGAGCACGTAGCAAATAGGAAACAAGAGCATGCATGCACATTGTATGTTGAGAGCTTAGAGATGAAAAAGAAGATGTGCATGGAGGAGGAAACTAGGAAACTCAGTTCCCTATTGGCTGAACATTTGGGATCGGCGGAGGCTGTTGGGCAGCCCCACCGGGCACAATGAGTCTGCTAAGTTGGAACTACCGGGGGCTTGGGAATCTCCGGACAATTAACACCTTGGAAAAGGTTTTTCAAAAAGAAGATCCCAAAATTGTCTTCCTCATGGAGACAAAGTCAGATAAGAAGAATTGGATGGATATGGTCAAGAGTAAATGCAACATGAAGGATGGTCTATTTGTTTCGAGTATTGGAAAGAGCGGGGGCCTGGCTTTATTTTGGAAGGAAGGGGTAACAGTGGTGGTTCAAACGTACTCTCAAACACATATTGATGCATTAGTGGATGGGGGAAAAGATGTCAAGGGGGCTTCTGCTCTGCCTTGGTTGACAATTGGAGACTTCAATGAGATTACCGGTGCATTGGAGAAGGAGGGAGATAGTGACAGACTGAGACAATAGATGATAAATTTCAATGAGACTATAAATTCTTGTGGTCTCCGTGATTTAGGGTACACTGGACCTAAATTTACCTAGAACTACGAGAGGGCAGATGGTGTGCGGATACATGAGAGGCTAGATAGAGCGCTAGCAACTCTTGAGTGGATCGGTCTGTTTCCATTGGCAAAGTTATACCACTTATTGTCATCGGTTTTAGATCATGTTCCCTTAGTGTTACGAATGGTACCAAAACCGAGGGGTAGAAGATAGAAGAAACCTTTCTGGTTTGAATCGATGTGGTTGAAAGACCAACGATGTGAGCAGGTGGTGAATGATGCATGGCTAAAAGGGATGACTTCACCAAAAGGCAATGTTTTATAGAATTGCTTGGAGTAATGTTGGGCTAGTCTAGATGATTGGAATAAAAAGGTATTTGGACATGTGGGTAAAAAGGTGGCTGAACTTCAAAAGAAAGTAGAATGGTTAGAGCTCTAGCCCTCATCAACTAAGACTAATAAAGTTCTGAGAAGTACTAGGTCCGAATTGAATAGTTGGCTTGACAAGGAGGATGTAATGTGGAGACAACGGTCAAGGCTAAATTGGTTCCAAGCTGCTAATAGGAATACAAGCTTTTTCCATGCAAAGACTTCCTTTCAACAAAAGAAGAATCTCATTGTAGGCATGCTAGATGATGAGGATGTGTGGCAGGAAAAGGAGATTAAGGTTGAGGAAATTGTAGTGGGATATTAACCTTTTCTAGACAAACAACCCCACGGAGCTTATGGAGTTGCTCGCTGCCATCTAAAGAAAGGTAACCCTTGCCATGAATCAACAGCTCACCAGAGAATACAGTGTACAGGAGGTGAAGGCCGCTCTAAAGCAAATGTATCCGCTCAAAGCACCAGGCCCGAATGGGATGCCCCCCCTTGTTCTTCCAACACTTTTGGTCTACCTGTGGTGATGTGGTCTCTAAAACGGTACTTGACTTCTTAAACCAAGGTATCTCTCCACCTAACTTTAATGAAACTCATATTGTGCCAATTCCAAAGGTCAAGGAACCTAAAAGAGTGACTGATTATAGGCCTATAAGCCTGTGCAATGtcgtttataatattttatcaaaagttaTTGCAAATAGgctaaaaaaaatcctacccTCCATCATTAGTGAAACGCAAAGTGCATTTGTGCACAGTAGGTTAAATACTGACAATGTACTTGTTTCTTTTGAAACTATGCATCACATTAGCAATGAGAAGATTGGAAAAGTGGGGGAGATGACGCTTAAacttgatatgagtaaggcATATGATGGGTAGAATGGGGgtgtttggaaaaaattatggAGAAGTTGGGATTTGATGAGAGGTGGAGGGGGCTGGTTATGAGGTGTGTGAGGCCTGTTGcttattttatcaaaatcaatGGTAGTCCTAGAGGCCATATTATTCCTTCAAGGGGCATCTGTCAAGGTGACCCTTTATCACTATATCTTTTCTTGTTGTGTGCAGAGGGGCTTTCAGCTCTTATAAAGGCTTCAGTGGTTAATGGCAACATGAAAGGAGTCTTGGTGTGCCGAGGGGGTCCCAATTTATCTCACatattttttgcagatgacagTCTCATATTCTGTAAAGCTTCCCTTGAAGAATGTGATGCACTCCAGAAGGtcctacaagtgcatgagaaagCTTCGAGTTAACAACTGAATAGAGAAAAAACCTCCCTCTTTTTTAGCAGCAACACCCATACCACTATCAAGGAAGAAATTAAAGGGAGATTTGGAGTACAAGTGATCAAGCAGCATGAGAATTACTTAGGCTTACCTTCCTTGGTGGGCAAGAACAAGCGTAATTCAATTAATGACATAAAGGAAAAATGGGTAAGAAGCTAGCAGGTTGGAAGGAAAAGATGTTATCCAAGGCGGGCAAGGAAGTCTTGATTAAGGCGGTGGCACAAGCAATCCACACCTACACCATGAGCTGCTGATTCCCTTTGTGATGACCTAACCAACATGATAAGGAATTTCTGGTGGGGCCAAAAAGTGGATGAGAAGAAGATTGCTTGGCTAAGCTAGGAGAAAATGTGCGAACCAAAATCCAGTGGAGGTATGGGTTTCAAGTAGCTGAAACAATTCAACTCTTAGCTAAGCAAGAGTGGAGGTTGCAAAAGGATCACACATCCTTGGTCTACAGGGTACTCAAGGCCAAATATTTCCCTACATGTGAGTTCATTGAAGTGTCTATGGGAAACAACTCGTCATATATGTGGCGAAGCATCACGGCTGCTCAATTCGTGGTTAGGGAAGGGATTAAATGGAGGGTTGGCAATGGTAGAAATATCTGGATATGGGGTGACAAGTGGTTGCCTTTAGCCCCTACTCACAGAGTGGCTTCTCCCAGGTTGTTTCTGCACTCAATTACTCTAATGGGGGAGCTCATAGACCATGAAAATGCCAGATGGAAATCAGATGTCTttgctgccttatttcttctGTATGAGGTTGATATTATACAGAGCATACCCTTAAGTTCCCGTTTTCTAGAAGATAAGCTAGTGTGGGCCGAATCACCAAATGGAAAGTTTAGTGTTCATAGTGCATATGTAGTAGCAACAAGAATCTCATCAAACCCCAGCAGTGGCACTAGCTTGGATGTGGGTCTAGGTCGGCAATTTCGGAAAAGGATATGGGCCCTTCCTCTTCCACACCAGACTAAACACTTCACATGGCGAGCATGCCACGACATACTTTCCACCAAGATAAACCTTCTAAAGTGCAAGATCGTGCAAGACAACCTCTGTGATGGGTgtaggttggaggttgaaacaacGGGTCATGCCTTTGTCTCTTGTTCAAAGGCACATGAGGTGTGGGCTTGCTCAAAAATAGTGTTGCCAGGTGGAGCTTTCTTTATGACTTCTTTTTATGATCTGATGTGGAATATGCTAATGGTAGACCAAGTAGATGTGGACATGGTGGCTCGGGTGGTTGTTTTAGCATGGGTAATGTGGCATAATAGAAATGAAGTAAGACTAGGAGCCCAGAGAAAGCCAAGAAATGTGTTGGTGAGTTGGGAGGCAACCTACATGGAGGAATATAGTGTTGCTACTGTAGCATAAACAAACTTGAAGCCTATCATGTAGAGAACCATGACATGGTCCCCACCACCACGGACtttgtttaaaataaatgttgatgGCGTGGTAGCTAAAGCAAACAAGAAGGCAGGTGTGGGTGTGATTGTTAGAGATGATTTGGGTAGAGTGGAGGCTGCGTTGTGCAGGAACTTGAATGCTCCTCTAGGTCCTATTGAGATCGAATCCAAGGCTATTGAGGCTAGGTTGTTGTTTGCTCAAGATATCGGTATCCAGGACATTGTGGTGGAAAGTGACTCTTTAATCATGGCCCAAGTTCTAAATGGAACATTGGCTCTACCATCTGCAGTCTTGGCAGTTGTACAAGGCATTATGGACCTTAGCAAGGGCTTTCATAGGGTGGAATTCTCTCATGTTAAAAGACATGGGAATAGGCCGGCTCACTTACTAGCGAAACGTGCTCTTGGcattgttgattttattgcatGGATTGAAAAGATGCCTTGCTTTTTAGAGCAAGCTCTTATCCACGATGTAACATTTTAAGTGCTTCAATAATATCATTCTCAGtattcctatcaaaaaaagaaaagtgatattcaatataaatgaaaattaaaaaccatcAGGGCTAATATAACTAAGGTACTAACTCAATAACTAAGGGCTAATATAACTAACCCAATAAGGTACTAGGGAGAGATagagaaacacaaaaatatttttgattgTTAAAAGAAACGCACTATACcacaattaccaaaataaaaaatttgagatagaCAAAGCATttgtaagagagaaaaagaaaggaatttgaggggccaccaccaccatcatgcTGGTTGgcctcccaccaccaccatgctAGCTAGTCTCCCACCACTACCAAGCCGACGAAACCTctacaggttttttttttttggttaactcTTTccatgaactcattactaacaaaaatctataacaattatgcgataatatatgtataacatTCTCAAAACAATCAGTAGAATGTGATGTTTATAAGAACTGTAGCAAAAGTGCATTACCTAAACTATGCTAACCTTATTTAAATGGTTAAAAATTAACTCTTTTTATTGAGATCATACTTCTAGAGACAAAAATCCAAGGTTAAGTTCTTTTGTTTGTGTATAGATAAATTGTTAGTGGTGGAGCGTAATGCTCTAAGGGCCCATTTGGATTGAGAGGGGAAAGAGGGAGAGTGGAGGAGAGAGGAGTAGAGTTGGCTtaaaataggctaattttgggCCAAATTTTTATGActctctctcaatccaaacagaccgTAAAATATTGAAAGATAATCACAAGTAGCATATGCAATTAGTGCTTTCCTAAGTCCAACAAattctttcttctatttttgcCCAATCAAAATAAGTGCTTCCCTTATTTAACTTCAAGTGAGTTGCTTGAGGTCTTGCCATATGGTGCTCTAATTttacatttaacattttttttacctctttttattaagtattttttactattacccaaaagtttacattaacttatattttactattatctcaTTAATCTCCCATTGATTGCCTTAGCTTATACCAcacattttctctcttcttcatgtcttttagtatacccaccattttagaattaaaaataaaagaaaaataataataattaaggactaATACTAATAACTAACCATGTAAGGCACAAGGGAGAGATAGAGAAACacgaaaatgttgtggacaatTAAATGAAACGCATTGTTTCactaatacaaaaattaaagaccTGAGTATGACAAAACATTTGTAAGAGGAATCTGAGGGGCCGCCACCTCTTTCATATTGGCCTCTCCCCACCATCAAGCCGCCAAAATCTCTacgggtaattttttttattgtagttTTAAATCATTTATATGACACGCATATGCACTTGCTCACACCATCTATTAAAGTCGCATTATCGACAAGTGCAAGGTAGCGAGAGAGTTTGGCGTATTTTCATTTCATGGTATGCAATCTATGAACACTATATAGATTAGTTGACTTTCATGGTCCTGTTactattttgtatttattttcggtttcatgatttaaaaagaaaaattaaacttaCATTGAGAAGGCTACAAATGTGCAGTGAAGTtactaatctaatttttaatatctcaaaatgtatatgtttctttactcaaatttagattattttttaattttaatatatatatatatatatatatatatatatatatatatatataaaacattctCCAAAAAcgttttatataaaatattgcaAAATTATCCGTGTATCACACGGAAAACTTACTAGTTACAATTAAAGATTAGAAgatatttgactaaaaaaacgtaaaatattatttttgtttatggaaaaatattgctTCTTTATAACAATTAAAGATAAGAGAATACTCTTATTTATATCTATTAGTTCACACATTATTGTACACACTCATACTGCGCAGAAATCTTGACtctatttttttgctaaaaaagatatttttttaacaaagaaaaGATAACAACCACAAACAAAACCAAGGAGAAGGGATGGGATTTCATTTAGCGTACATCTCCTTCTACAAATCTAGAAACTACAGAGAAAGACGGAGTCTCAAACTTGTTACAAAAGTATGCCCGTTGAACTGAAAATAGAGTACCAAAGTTAGAGTTTCTGaatacaaaagaggcacaaaaatgaaaaatcatatcttGAATAATGATTTCGACCGCCATTTATTTATAGTTAGTAATGGGTTTACAGTAGGCCCCACTGTACAGTGccataactaaaaaaaaaaaaaagatcagcAAGttataaacctttttttttttttttgtaaatcatATTGAGATTAATTATCATTATACCTAACATCGCCTCTTTCAGAATTctctttgtttgatattttgttcACTCTTAAGACCAACTTGCAGACATATTTATCAAGTCATATCTTTCGGGATGTTTTTGCAATCTATTTTCCAAAATCAAGTTGATCTCTCATTCTCCTTGAGTTTGAGGAAAGCTGTTATTGTGCAACCCAACCGACTATAGCCcgctatatatattttttttggggctatattttatttgttatgcaTTCATATTACTTATATTGCACACATATTTGTTCAACACTTATACTTCCACAGCACTTTGTCTCTCAAATGCTAACACTGCCAATTCATGTTTCTCATGGCACTAAGTCAAAACCTGGTGACAATAATTCATAGAgttcccaaaagaaaaaacatgcaattaattattttgaaagctcaaatatgtgtaaaaacacaagagctgtttagactcCCAAATTATAGAAAACGGctcagttgattttactctaacttaaattaAGTGtgaaatagagtaaatgcgagcgaacaaacaaaataactactctaagccatattaattaaaacacaacagtaaaatgaaagttaaaagagtagggaagaataatgcaaacacaagataacacgccgatgtgttatcgaataggaaaccgaagaactcagcgaaaaatctctccgccaccctccaagcgataaatcgatccactagagaataagttggagtacatgaataacaaaagaccctccaagcctagtctaccccatgtactcGAGTCctccaagctcttgctaccaaTTGACTTTGCCaagccttgtcttctctaactctTTGGATCACGTCActcagcccgattgcatccgccaaacatatggcttcttccaatgctttccAGCAAcatcaaaacctcactttacactcagaatgggcgtggtaagtgtttgagctatcaacctctcaaggatttggatatagagaggtaggagttgagaaaaaccacaatggattaTGTAGAGGAATATGGGTATGACAATTTCTAACTCTCAAGGGTTtgt
This genomic stretch from Castanea sativa cultivar Marrone di Chiusa Pesio chromosome 1, ASM4071231v1 harbors:
- the LOC142632853 gene encoding uncharacterized protein LOC142632853 is translated as MTWSPPPRTLFKINVDGVVAKANKKAGVGVIVRDDLGRVEAALCRNLNAPLGPIEIESKAIEARLLFAQDIGIQDIVVESDSLIMAQVLNGTLALPSAVLAVVQGIMDLSKGFHRVEFSHVKRHGNRPAHLLAKRALGIVDFIAWIEKMPCFLEQALIHDVTF